A window of Toxotes jaculatrix isolate fToxJac2 chromosome 11, fToxJac2.pri, whole genome shotgun sequence genomic DNA:
caggaagaggaaacgAGGCGTCGTCATGCCTACATCCTGCGAGTCGAGACAAGCTCCTCACGAAGGTCACACTGGGAAGGACGGCTGTCCGTCACCTGGTGGAGGCGTGGCccagggagggagaggcagcagaGTTCAGCTACAGGAGGACGAAGGTCTCCCTGATGGTGCAACTGCAGTAAGGACTTTCTTGTAAACTTTAACATGTGGGATAGAGAATCTCCCTGGAACCTGCCCCAACCAagagttggtgtgtgtgtgctgacagttTGACTGCTCAAGGAAGTGGGACTATACGGTTGTATTGACCCGCAGTGTAGCCAGGGTCGGTGTCCCAGTGTACCCTGAAagtcccaaacacacacacactcaacaatGTCCCTCTGCATGTCCTCTGTCCTGGAGTGTCTGGAGGTGTGATAATTCCCGTTTTCCCCCTGGAGTTCCTTGCAGGCTGTACCTCTGGAGACTTGAGGCATATCCATAGTGCCCAGTTTTAttccatcatcatcaacatcatcatcatcgtcgtcatccttatcatcatcctcaccaacCTTTCGGATGTACGAGTTATTCAGTTCCTGGTATTCTCACCATCCTTCTTCGTCTTCTAGCGGTTTTCACTTGCAATTCCAACTGGTTTTCAGTCAGGAAAGtaaagtcaaaaaaagaaaaaaaaatacccaaaacaaacaaacaaaaaaaaaaccaaagaaaaagaaaaaaaactcccacAGTCAAGAAAGGGGTGGGATTTTTAGGTgttggagggatggagggaggggtgagggtgaggagggAAAAGGGTGTTGGACAgcgggagggaagagaggaaggggCTTGcaggagctgagagaggagggagtcaCTCTTTCCATCAATTTTTACTGGCGGTGAGCTGCTGAACtgggagctggagctggagcggGTCCCGAAGACGCTTCAGATCCAACTCCACCTGGAGAGggtggacagacacagacagagacaaagagagagagagagagagagagggaggatggtgtgaaaaaaaaatatgggacggaagtgtgtgtgtatgtgtgtgtgtgtgtgtgtgtgtgtgtgtgtctgtgtctgtgtctgtgtctgtgtctgtgtgtgtggggaatgGTATGAAAGTAGGTCTGTGTACAGCTGTTACAAATCCAAGTATGGAACTGTAAAATGTGTGAATCCCAAGTGTGACCACATTGCTCATTTTGCAATCACAAAAAATCCAGCCTCCACCGAGCGACTGTACCTCAGCGATATCGTCCTTCAGCTTGTTGTACTTCTCAATGTCGAAGCGTGTCCTTTTCACCCCCTTGTGGAAGAACAGCAGATACTGTCTGTCCCTAGCGTCGGGGTAAACATACTCCTGCAGGTTGTAtagagacacaggcagaggaCTTTTTAAGCGGAACAAGTTTTTCATATAGACAAGTCCTTGGACCAAATCCCCACTGGTGACATGTTGAACACCAAATGATAATTTATGAATGCTGAATTTAATTTCAAAGGGCAAAGGTGTCATCAGATCAGCATTTTAAACAGCTAAAAATATTACTGTTTAGTTCAGGGTGTTAGAAAGAGAGGGTAGCCATTAGAATTCATACCTATAATGCTCTGTTCTCTGGTTGCTAAAATGTTTCTGCTGACATAGTAGATAGAAAATGAGTAAATCCTGGAACCAGAGAAGGGGTGGCCTTTTCCCTTGACTTAAGTGGTTAATGGATTATCAagattgttgttttctgtgaatcAGCTAATCATTTATTCAACTGATAGTTTCAGCTGTGCCACAAAAAGCAGCTGAAGATGCTTTTTACACTCAAACTTTACTACAAACACGAATACATTACTACTGCGTGTATCATAGCATAAGCTATGTGTGactttacagtgttttgttgtgaCCTACCTGGCGTGTAAGCACGAAGTAGGCGTACATGGCCATGGCTGTGCCATAAGTGATGAAGTAGGTGACGGGCTCCATGATATCCCAGGAGTACTCCCACCAGGTGAGCCGGGCCAGTATCCCGAACTGGGTGGCCATGTATGCCATACCACCCCACAGCACCCAGGTGGTACGCCGCTCGGCCTTCTTACTCAACTCCTCCTTGACCTATGCACAAAAGAGCAGAAGAGCAAGTATGTATTGAGAATCCAGTGAGGAAGAAGGGCAGATTATGGCATTATGCGTTTTTAGCGCAAAAAACTGCAGAAGTACGTTTTTTTAGACCCTAGTTTCCAGATTTTATTCTGATGAGATTAACTACTAACAAATGATTACTGATTAACTACTGATAAatgatgttgtgttgttgtgttcatggaTTGATTATCTCATTACAGGGATGAAAAATTCATTGCTTTGCCAAGTTCCCAACTTGATAGGCCCTTAGCCATATCTCTGACGGGCTTCTTTTGACCAGATATTTTTAAAGGCTAAATAGAAGCAATCTTCAGCTAAtgatataacaaaaaaaacattttcagataaGAGGATTATAAACAGGCCTTCTAAGCAACTACAGCTCCTCTTGGCTTTCATGCAGAAGTTTGCGACAGCGtggaaattatttatttatttatttatttagatttattttacatGGTCACATGTTTTACTGTTAAGTTACTTGTCAGAGATTTGGTTGGGTAGGTCAGCACTGAAGTTGTATAagcaacaacagaaatgtgAGTAATGCCAGAGTGAAGACCTTCTctagggggcgcagttgagagTTGAGGTCCTCCAGTCGTCCAATCAGCTCACGCTCTTTGCTAAGTTGGTGCTCCTCGATGCGCAGGGTGGTGTAGAGCTGCTGCACCAGAAACTTGACGTCGTTCAGCCTTTCTGCCTCCTCGTggggcagcagctctgaggcacacaaacacaccgatgcaaacaaacaaataaacaaactttaATGCAATCCGCTTGTTGGCAATAAAACCACTTCTTCCAAACAGCACAGGCTCCGGCTTTACTCTGCTGGTACTCACCTCTCCTTGGTGGCCGCACGAGGTGTGTGGTGTCATTAATGACGAGCTTGAAGTCATCCAGCAGCAGTATGTCTATACCTGTGGAGGAGGCAACCCTCGCTCCATCTGAATGGAGAATGGGAAGGCAGGAAGTAAGAGGGATGAAACACTGATGGGTAGCCACTTCACACACCCTTTGCCTCTCTCGATAATCAGGCTTGTTGCCATCTGATTATCGTGCAAGGGAAAAGCAGATGCACTTACAAGCTAAGAGTAAGATTTCAAGTACCAGTTGTTCCTGAATAATGATCCCTCTGAGCAGAGTGAGGGCTGAAAAATCATTTCATGGTGCATGCAGCGGTATTAAATTCTGATGCAGAGCCGCAGCTACAAGAACACTTAATAGCCTGAAAATATAAGAACACTTGAAAGCATGTAAGGACATGTATATGGATAACCTGCTAGGGTAAATGGATACAGTGGGGgtgtgtgtattcctgtgtTAGTGTGCATACCCATGGAGTAGATGGCTACCCGGTCGATGCCTCTGTCTTCTGCCTGGAGCTGTTGCAGGAACACTCCCACACAGTCACTGAGAGGCTTGAGGGTGAACTGACAGCGCTCTCGCCTGGACGGCAAACTGACTGAGATCACCGGCAGCCCGTTCTGATACACCACTGTCACCTCTGGGAGGAGGGGGCAAGAAAACACGAGTCAGACAAATGTcgcaaaagcagaaaatgtaaaatgacacCCTAAGGTCTTAACTGAACCATGGAAATGAGCTTtactc
This region includes:
- the mcu gene encoding calcium uniporter protein, mitochondrial isoform X2; protein product: MAAKVCRSVLLLSRSSGAVAGSLPALVVSSQRHHQHIRPVWRGGPSWHGQRLLCSSAAPEEVTVVYQNGLPVISVSLPSRRERCQFTLKPLSDCVGVFLQQLQAEDRGIDRVAIYSMDGARVASSTGIDILLLDDFKLVINDTTHLVRPPRRELLPHEEAERLNDVKFLVQQLYTTLRIEEHQLSKERELIGRLEDLNSQLRPLEKVKEELSKKAERRTTWVLWGGMAYMATQFGILARLTWWEYSWDIMEPVTYFITYGTAMAMYAYFVLTRQEYVYPDARDRQYLLFFHKGVKRTRFDIEKYNKLKDDIAEVELDLKRLRDPLQLQLPVQQLTASKN
- the mcu gene encoding calcium uniporter protein, mitochondrial isoform X1 yields the protein MAAKVCRSVLLLSRSSGAVAGSLPALVVSSQRHHQHIRPQDVLSAPFTRQTVRRAHGLRSAAHSTLFTQPPTALSPQVWRGGPSWHGQRLLCSSAAPEEVTVVYQNGLPVISVSLPSRRERCQFTLKPLSDCVGVFLQQLQAEDRGIDRVAIYSMDGARVASSTGIDILLLDDFKLVINDTTHLVRPPRRELLPHEEAERLNDVKFLVQQLYTTLRIEEHQLSKERELIGRLEDLNSQLRPLEKVKEELSKKAERRTTWVLWGGMAYMATQFGILARLTWWEYSWDIMEPVTYFITYGTAMAMYAYFVLTRQEYVYPDARDRQYLLFFHKGVKRTRFDIEKYNKLKDDIAEVELDLKRLRDPLQLQLPVQQLTASKN